The proteins below come from a single Pedobacter aquae genomic window:
- a CDS encoding DUF5627 domain-containing protein has protein sequence MKKILNISIFLLAVLTSCKNGEWAFPDYKVQSVYFAYQTPIRTITLGEDIFDTTLDNEFKCQIMATTGGVYNNDDNINIDITVDNSLAQGLSFGSPIGGLIRAMPANYYSLSASNIVIPRGSLIGGVTVQLTDAFFADPLSARTTYVIPVRMTGVQKADSILSSKNYTLYAIKYINPWTGVYLRRGKDVMVGKNGNTALTQTIVRRQQFVEKDQINSINTRGLKQAEFPVTYRGVGGANVTLNLLLTFDDNGNFTVSPGATGFTATGSGKFVKRGEKKSWGDKDRDALYLNYSIDATDFSVSTTDTLVLRDRGVAFQTFTTVN, from the coding sequence ATGAAAAAAATTTTAAATATATCCATCTTTTTACTTGCTGTTCTTACATCATGTAAGAATGGAGAATGGGCTTTTCCTGATTATAAAGTTCAATCTGTTTACTTTGCTTATCAAACTCCAATTAGAACAATCACTTTGGGCGAGGATATTTTTGATACTACGTTAGATAACGAGTTTAAGTGTCAAATTATGGCTACAACAGGTGGCGTTTATAATAATGATGATAATATTAATATTGACATTACTGTGGATAATAGCTTAGCTCAAGGTTTGTCTTTTGGATCACCGATAGGAGGCTTAATTAGAGCAATGCCAGCTAACTATTATAGTCTTTCGGCTAGTAATATTGTGATACCAAGAGGTAGTTTAATAGGAGGGGTTACAGTTCAACTTACAGATGCTTTTTTTGCAGATCCTTTATCAGCAAGAACAACATATGTAATCCCTGTAAGAATGACCGGTGTACAAAAAGCCGATTCTATACTATCATCTAAAAATTATACGCTTTATGCAATTAAGTATATCAATCCATGGACTGGTGTTTACTTAAGAAGAGGTAAAGATGTAATGGTAGGTAAAAATGGTAATACCGCTCTAACGCAGACAATCGTTAGACGTCAACAATTTGTTGAAAAAGATCAAATTAATTCAATAAATACAAGAGGATTGAAGCAAGCCGAGTTCCCTGTAACTTATAGAGGCGTTGGTGGAGCTAATGTAACCTTGAATTTACTATTAACTTTTGATGATAATGGAAACTTTACAGTTTCTCCAGGTGCAACAGGATTCACAGCCACAGGATCAGGTAAGTTTGTTAAAAGAGGTGAAAAGAAAAGCTGGGGAGATAAAGATCGCGATGCATTGTATTTAAATTACAGCATTGATGCTACCGACTTTAGTGTTTCTACTACCGATACCTTAGTTTTAAGAGATAGGGGTGTTGCTTTCCAAACTTTTACAACAGTTAATTAA
- a CDS encoding SusC/RagA family TonB-linked outer membrane protein, which translates to MLIGIGSVSAQTKQKVTGKIVDVLNSPLIGVTVTVKGTTIRAFSDINGLYSIELPADNQILTYSFIGMISQEINVKGKSIVNVTMKDDAASLKEVVVVGYGIQKKPNVVGAITQTTSEVLERTGGVSSLGAALTGNLPGVITTASSGMPGEEDPQILIRGRSTWNNAGPLVLVDGVERSINNIDITSVESVTVLKDASATAVFGVKGANGVILITTKRGKIGKAEIRASLNTVLKDVSKLPGKLDSYDMFNVRNNAIEYELALRPDAWASIMPMEIMQKYRTPANLEEAERYPNVDWVNVLFRDNAMSQNASLNVSGGTSLVKYFTSVDFLDEADLFRRFENNRGYSAGYGFNRLNVRSNLDFQITSSTVFKANVYGSRGVSERPWINVNPYNTWTAAYSTSPALYVPQYSDGAWGYYSPNEQMGLNSAQILSTSGIQNLTTSRITTDFTVEQNLGFLLKGLNARGTISLDNTFIENSRGINDANNNVQRKWINPETGAVIFREDKDINTQLEFRESVRWRSSAGQVDNNATYRRMFSQFQLNYATTIAAKHNITAMGLWSRDQFATGTVIPSYREDWVFRTTYNYKGKYTAEYNGAYNGSEKFGPDYRFEFFSSGGLGWVISEENFLKSVNQIDLLKIRGSYGQIGDDSGAPRFAYLSEWAFGGRTRLGNTGEAAEQSPYSWYRQTGVGNPNVRWERVVKKNIGVEFGFFKNLISGSIDFFQDDRSDILSAGGNRAVPSYFGAVAPVANVGRVTSRGYEFDIRLSKSINKNLRLWSNINFTRAKNEVIDADVPQLLDLYAKPIGKQIFQAYSFVDAGYYNNWDELYASTIHDVNDNQKIPGNYHIIDYNADGIINANDNIPYGFSGAPENTYNATIGFEWKRFSAFTQFYGVNNVTRQVVLGTFSSQNPVAYEEGSYWSVNNQNADVPMPRWSSTPSPYNVGSRYMFDGSYLRLKNAEIAYTFDQKWVKK; encoded by the coding sequence TTGTTAATTGGGATTGGTTCTGTATCAGCACAAACCAAACAAAAAGTAACTGGTAAAATAGTGGATGTACTTAATTCTCCCTTAATAGGAGTAACGGTAACAGTTAAAGGAACAACCATAAGAGCATTTTCTGATATCAATGGACTCTATTCAATTGAGTTACCTGCTGATAACCAAATTCTAACCTATTCATTTATTGGGATGATTAGTCAGGAAATAAATGTTAAAGGTAAGAGTATCGTTAATGTAACTATGAAGGATGATGCTGCAAGCCTTAAAGAGGTAGTGGTTGTAGGTTATGGAATTCAAAAGAAACCTAATGTTGTTGGTGCTATTACCCAAACAACCAGTGAAGTTTTAGAGCGAACAGGAGGTGTATCTAGTTTAGGTGCTGCTTTAACTGGTAATTTACCGGGTGTAATTACAACAGCAAGTAGCGGTATGCCTGGTGAAGAAGATCCTCAAATTTTAATCCGTGGTCGTAGTACTTGGAATAACGCAGGTCCTCTTGTGTTAGTGGATGGTGTTGAAAGATCCATCAATAATATTGATATCACTTCTGTAGAGTCGGTAACTGTTTTAAAGGATGCTTCTGCAACTGCAGTTTTCGGAGTTAAAGGTGCCAATGGTGTAATATTAATTACTACAAAAAGAGGTAAAATAGGTAAAGCAGAGATAAGAGCATCTTTAAACACTGTGCTAAAAGATGTTTCCAAACTTCCTGGCAAGCTTGATTCTTACGATATGTTCAATGTTAGAAATAACGCCATTGAATATGAATTAGCCTTGAGACCGGATGCATGGGCATCTATAATGCCCATGGAAATCATGCAAAAGTATAGAACCCCTGCAAACTTAGAAGAAGCTGAGCGCTATCCGAATGTGGATTGGGTGAACGTTCTATTCAGAGATAATGCCATGTCACAAAACGCTAGCTTAAACGTAAGCGGCGGAACATCATTAGTCAAATATTTCACTTCTGTAGATTTCTTAGATGAAGCAGATTTATTCAGAAGGTTTGAAAACAATAGAGGTTACAGTGCAGGTTATGGCTTTAATAGATTAAATGTTCGTAGCAATTTAGATTTTCAAATTACATCATCCACGGTTTTTAAAGCAAACGTTTATGGTTCAAGAGGTGTTTCTGAAAGACCATGGATTAACGTAAATCCTTACAACACATGGACAGCGGCTTATTCTACCTCTCCTGCATTATATGTTCCACAATATAGTGATGGTGCATGGGGCTATTATAGCCCCAACGAACAAATGGGTTTAAACTCTGCACAAATATTATCTACAAGTGGTATTCAAAATTTAACTACTTCTCGTATCACAACCGATTTTACTGTAGAACAAAATTTAGGTTTTTTACTAAAAGGTTTAAATGCTAGAGGTACAATATCATTAGATAATACATTTATTGAAAACTCTCGTGGTATTAATGATGCAAATAACAACGTACAACGTAAATGGATTAATCCAGAAACGGGTGCTGTAATTTTTAGAGAAGACAAAGACATTAATACGCAATTAGAATTTAGAGAAAGTGTTAGATGGAGAAGCAGTGCAGGTCAAGTTGATAACAATGCTACCTACAGAAGAATGTTTTCTCAATTCCAGTTAAACTATGCTACAACAATCGCGGCAAAGCACAACATAACAGCGATGGGATTATGGAGTCGTGATCAATTTGCTACTGGAACAGTAATTCCTTCTTATCGTGAGGATTGGGTTTTCAGAACTACTTATAACTATAAAGGTAAATACACAGCTGAGTATAATGGAGCCTATAACGGGTCAGAAAAATTTGGTCCAGATTATCGTTTTGAGTTTTTCTCATCAGGTGGTCTAGGATGGGTTATTTCAGAAGAGAATTTTTTAAAGTCTGTAAATCAAATTGACTTATTAAAGATTAGAGGCTCTTATGGTCAAATTGGTGATGATAGTGGGGCACCTCGTTTCGCATACTTATCAGAGTGGGCATTTGGAGGCAGAACAAGATTAGGTAACACAGGTGAGGCTGCCGAACAAAGTCCTTACAGTTGGTACAGACAAACTGGTGTTGGAAATCCTAACGTGAGATGGGAAAGAGTTGTTAAAAAGAATATTGGTGTTGAATTCGGATTTTTTAAGAATTTAATTAGTGGTAGTATAGATTTCTTCCAAGATGATCGTTCAGACATTTTAAGTGCCGGCGGAAATAGAGCAGTACCTTCATACTTTGGTGCAGTTGCTCCAGTAGCTAACGTGGGTAGAGTTACCTCCAGAGGTTACGAATTTGATATCAGACTTAGTAAATCAATAAATAAGAATTTACGTTTATGGTCAAATATTAACTTCACTAGGGCCAAAAACGAAGTAATTGATGCGGATGTACCTCAGTTATTAGATTTATATGCAAAACCAATAGGGAAGCAAATTTTCCAAGCTTATTCATTCGTAGACGCCGGTTATTATAACAATTGGGACGAGCTTTATGCAAGTACCATTCATGATGTAAACGATAACCAAAAAATACCGGGTAACTACCATATTATTGATTATAATGCTGATGGCATTATTAATGCAAATGATAATATTCCTTATGGTTTCTCGGGTGCCCCTGAAAACACTTACAATGCAACTATTGGTTTCGAATGGAAAAGATTTAGTGCATTCACTCAATTTTATGGTGTTAATAACGTAACCAGACAAGTTGTTTTAGGAACATTTAGTTCTCAGAACCCTGTTGCTTATGAAGAAGGTTCGTATTGGTCTGTTAACAACCAGAATGCAGATGTACCTATGCCAAGATGGTCTTCTACACCAAGCCCATACAATGTTGGTAGCCGATATATGTTTGATGGTTCATACCTCCGATTAAAAAATGCTGAAATCGCTTATACTTTCGATCAAAAGTGGGTTAAAAAATAG
- a CDS encoding SusC/RagA family TonB-linked outer membrane protein: MMRYSRIALFVCVLLTLITGIAIAQDSANITIKAVIKDNNGLPIIGANIIDKVNKIRTASDKTGSFIIETKPESILTINAFGYGIKTVTASKGVNEIILIPESKLTPIAFNTVAPEDVPPGVSNVDFAKMFENNYGTFGFENLEAFAEGFNGNGIWGMSQSLVLIDGVPRDITDIMPTEIDQVTFLKSAAAVALYGSRGANGVILVTTKTGSENGQSISIRSNAGLHVPKSYPGYLGSSEYRALYNEARVNDGLTRLYTDEDIYNHSGIDPIRYPSVDFYSSEYLKSSYARYDVTAEISGGNEKARYYTNMGFNSTGSLLDFGEAAKNNTADRFNIRGNVNMKLNNILKARINASAVFYTSKGVNTDYWGGAASIRPDRFTPLIPISRIDPTDETSLNLVNSSQNIIDGKFILGGRTLDQTNPIAAVYAGGTNNFNARQFQFTTGIGADLKGITKGLTFDSNLGIDYSSSYNQGYRNGYSTFEPTWTSFSGTSTIASLNRLGLDTKTGNEVIADSYYRQTLSLSGQLNYNRTFSEKHNVTGILMGGGFTQSVSQVYQKVTNANTGLSLGYNYNRKYFIELTGSRVNSPRLFGKNQNELSTAGSLGWEISEESFLKDVSFLDNLRITASAGILYTDLNINDYFLYEAIYTQSDGTWHSWNDGVLVRTTDSRRGENLDLKMARREEITLGLQGSIFNNTLSFSGNFFRSTMTGIPIQANVLFPNYFTTGFPNSSFIPFVNYNNDLRTGFDLSLRFNKRIGQVNWSAGSFTTFQSSKATKRAEIVANNNLLRQGRPLDGIWGLRSNGFYNTSEEAAAANAGNGAPKPAFGDVKPGDIKYIDLNNDGLINNQDEVYLGRGGFSGAPLTTGLNLSANWKNFTVFVLATARFGANGMKGFGNAAQSNYFWVNGEEKYSVEVRNRWTPETASTATFPRLTTLNGDNNNRASDFWMYSTDRFDLSKVQITYRLTNNVMKSKVFNGLDFYLTGFNLLTVSQERELLELNLGGTPQTRLYNLGVKASF; this comes from the coding sequence ATGATGAGATATTCAAGAATTGCACTTTTTGTGTGCGTCTTACTAACCTTGATTACTGGTATCGCTATTGCTCAAGATAGCGCTAACATCACCATTAAGGCAGTTATAAAAGACAATAATGGACTACCAATAATTGGAGCTAATATTATTGATAAGGTAAACAAGATAAGAACGGCCTCAGATAAAACGGGTTCGTTCATTATAGAAACAAAGCCTGAATCTATTTTAACGATTAACGCTTTTGGCTATGGTATTAAGACAGTAACTGCTTCAAAGGGAGTTAACGAAATTATTTTAATACCTGAAAGTAAATTAACGCCTATAGCATTTAACACAGTAGCTCCAGAGGATGTCCCTCCAGGCGTTTCAAATGTTGATTTTGCTAAAATGTTCGAAAATAACTATGGCACTTTCGGTTTCGAGAATTTAGAAGCATTTGCAGAAGGCTTTAATGGAAATGGTATCTGGGGTATGAGTCAATCTTTAGTATTGATTGACGGTGTACCTCGAGATATTACCGATATTATGCCTACTGAAATTGACCAAGTTACTTTTCTGAAGAGCGCAGCAGCAGTTGCACTTTACGGAAGTAGAGGGGCCAACGGTGTAATTTTGGTGACTACTAAAACTGGTTCAGAAAATGGACAAAGTATTAGTATTCGCTCTAACGCTGGTTTGCATGTCCCAAAAAGCTATCCTGGTTATTTAGGTTCTTCTGAGTACAGGGCACTTTATAACGAGGCAAGAGTTAATGATGGTTTAACTAGATTATATACAGATGAGGATATTTACAATCACTCTGGAATTGATCCTATTCGTTATCCAAGCGTTGACTTCTATTCTTCAGAATACCTTAAAAGTAGTTATGCTAGATATGATGTAACTGCAGAGATTTCAGGCGGAAACGAAAAGGCAAGATATTATACTAATATGGGTTTTAATTCTACAGGCTCATTATTAGATTTTGGCGAAGCTGCCAAAAATAATACAGCTGATCGTTTCAATATTCGTGGTAATGTTAACATGAAGTTAAACAATATTCTTAAGGCCAGAATAAATGCTAGTGCAGTTTTTTATACTTCAAAGGGTGTTAATACTGATTATTGGGGTGGTGCAGCAAGTATTCGTCCAGATAGATTTACACCTTTAATTCCGATATCTAGGATAGATCCTACTGACGAAACCTCGTTGAATTTAGTTAATAGTAGCCAAAATATTATTGATGGTAAATTTATTTTAGGAGGAAGAACACTAGATCAAACAAATCCGATTGCTGCCGTTTACGCTGGTGGGACAAATAACTTTAATGCTCGTCAATTTCAATTTACAACTGGAATAGGCGCAGATTTAAAAGGAATTACTAAAGGTTTAACTTTCGATTCTAACTTAGGTATTGATTATTCTAGTAGTTACAATCAAGGCTACAGAAACGGTTATTCAACTTTTGAACCTACTTGGACTTCATTTTCAGGTACTTCAACAATTGCGAGCTTAAATCGTCTTGGATTAGATACCAAAACAGGTAACGAAGTAATCGCTGATAGTTATTACAGACAAACACTTTCTTTGTCAGGGCAACTTAACTACAACAGAACTTTTAGCGAAAAACATAACGTAACCGGTATATTAATGGGTGGAGGTTTCACTCAATCAGTTTCTCAAGTTTATCAAAAAGTTACTAATGCAAATACCGGTCTTTCATTAGGTTATAATTACAATCGTAAATATTTCATAGAGCTTACCGGTTCTAGAGTAAATTCTCCAAGGTTATTTGGTAAAAATCAAAATGAATTATCTACAGCAGGTTCATTGGGATGGGAAATCAGTGAGGAATCTTTTCTTAAAGATGTATCATTCCTAGATAATTTAAGAATTACCGCCTCTGCTGGTATTTTATACACAGATTTAAACATTAACGACTACTTTTTATATGAAGCCATTTATACACAAAGTGACGGTACCTGGCACTCTTGGAATGACGGTGTATTGGTTAGAACCACAGACTCAAGACGTGGTGAAAATCTTGATTTAAAAATGGCAAGAAGAGAAGAAATAACTCTTGGCCTTCAAGGTTCTATTTTTAATAATACATTAAGTTTCAGTGGTAATTTCTTTAGAAGCACCATGACAGGTATTCCTATTCAAGCAAATGTATTATTTCCAAATTATTTCACTACAGGTTTTCCAAATTCATCATTCATTCCTTTTGTTAATTACAACAACGATTTAAGAACAGGTTTTGATTTAAGCTTAAGATTTAATAAACGCATTGGTCAGGTAAACTGGTCAGCTGGTAGTTTTACAACTTTCCAAAGCAGTAAAGCAACAAAAAGAGCTGAAATTGTAGCAAATAATAATTTATTAAGACAAGGAAGACCACTTGACGGAATATGGGGTTTAAGAAGTAATGGTTTCTATAATACCTCTGAGGAAGCTGCGGCTGCAAATGCTGGCAATGGCGCTCCAAAACCTGCTTTTGGTGATGTAAAACCAGGTGATATTAAATATATCGACTTAAATAACGATGGATTAATTAATAACCAAGATGAGGTCTACTTAGGGCGTGGAGGTTTTTCTGGCGCTCCTTTAACAACAGGTCTAAACCTATCTGCAAACTGGAAAAACTTTACAGTTTTTGTACTTGCTACAGCAAGATTTGGAGCAAATGGTATGAAAGGTTTTGGTAACGCGGCTCAAAGTAACTATTTCTGGGTAAATGGTGAAGAGAAGTATTCTGTTGAAGTTAGAAACCGTTGGACTCCTGAAACCGCTAGTACCGCAACATTCCCAAGATTAACCACTTTAAATGGAGACAACAACAACAGGGCTTCAGATTTTTGGATGTACAGTACTGATAGATTCGATCTTTCTAAAGTTCAAATTACTTACAGACTTACTAATAACGTAATGAAAAGTAAAGTTTTCAATGGTTTAGATTTTTATTTGACTGGATTTAACCTTTTAACAGTATCACAAGAGAGAGAATTGTTAGAGTTAAATTTAGGTGGTACACCGCAAACAAGATTGTATAATTTAGGTGTTAAAGCCTCATTTTAA
- a CDS encoding RagB/SusD family nutrient uptake outer membrane protein gives MNRIILFIGFLLTFSSCEKFTEPEPQNNGSFENIYTEPILAQGFLMNGYTRLPSNFWNFTDVATDDAVSNDVGNGFRRIATGQWASNFNPLDQWQNTRAGIQYLNLFLAEVDKVTFDTKDPILNRMFADRMKGEAYGVRAYFMFSLLQAHAGWVDGQLYGFPILTTPETPSSNFNIPRSTFEECMKQIYADLDKAEELLPLDYEDISSPSAIPTKYAGTNTETYNRVFGKLFKLLMTGRIAKAIRAKAALVAASPAFAAGNTTTWADAATYTAEVLNRNGGLSGIAPNGVTWYDNRAEIDALGSGANPREILWRNNISSNSDLELAHYPPSLNGQGRLNPTQNLVDAFPAINGYPISSPLSGFNAASQYANRDPRLARFILFNGGTAGPSSSVINTAADGTTLDALNRDATSTRTGYYMKKLLRQDVSRNPLSINNQKHYKPHIRYTEMYLAYAEAANEAYGPLGMSPNATYSAYDVIKAIRQRAGVGLSNNDAYLESIKGDKELMRALIRNERRLELCFEGFRFWDLRRWNAPLTETAKGVSITNNIHTIIDVEIRNYQDFMRFGPIPFDETLKFSTLKQNAGWQ, from the coding sequence ATGAATAGAATAATATTATTTATAGGATTTTTATTAACCTTCTCGAGCTGTGAAAAATTTACAGAGCCAGAGCCTCAAAATAATGGCAGTTTCGAGAATATTTATACTGAGCCAATTCTTGCGCAAGGTTTCCTAATGAATGGATATACAAGACTGCCTTCTAACTTTTGGAACTTTACTGATGTTGCAACCGATGATGCAGTTTCTAACGATGTAGGAAACGGGTTTCGTAGAATAGCAACTGGCCAGTGGGCATCAAATTTTAATCCATTAGATCAATGGCAGAACACAAGAGCAGGTATTCAATATCTTAACTTGTTTTTAGCAGAGGTAGATAAAGTTACTTTCGATACCAAGGATCCTATTTTAAATAGAATGTTTGCTGATAGAATGAAAGGTGAAGCTTATGGTGTAAGAGCATACTTTATGTTTAGCCTTTTACAAGCACATGCAGGCTGGGTAGATGGACAACTTTATGGTTTTCCAATTTTAACCACTCCTGAAACGCCATCATCTAATTTTAACATACCAAGATCAACTTTTGAGGAATGTATGAAGCAAATTTATGCTGATTTGGATAAAGCTGAAGAGTTGTTACCATTAGATTATGAAGATATCAGTAGTCCATCTGCAATACCTACAAAATACGCTGGTACTAATACCGAAACTTATAATAGAGTTTTTGGTAAACTTTTTAAACTATTAATGACTGGTAGAATTGCTAAAGCTATTAGAGCTAAAGCAGCTCTTGTTGCAGCTAGCCCTGCGTTCGCAGCTGGAAACACTACAACTTGGGCTGATGCAGCAACTTATACTGCGGAGGTGCTGAATAGAAACGGAGGTTTATCTGGTATCGCACCAAATGGTGTTACTTGGTACGATAATAGGGCTGAGATTGATGCACTTGGTTCAGGCGCAAATCCTAGAGAAATCCTTTGGAGAAATAACATAAGCTCTAATAGTGATTTAGAGTTGGCACATTATCCACCATCATTAAATGGACAAGGCCGACTTAATCCCACACAAAATTTAGTAGATGCTTTTCCTGCTATAAATGGTTATCCTATTTCTTCACCTTTAAGTGGTTTCAACGCCGCTTCTCAGTATGCAAATAGAGATCCTCGTTTAGCAAGATTTATTTTATTTAATGGTGGTACAGCAGGTCCTTCATCATCTGTTATTAATACAGCTGCTGATGGTACAACACTTGATGCATTAAACAGAGATGCTACTTCAACTCGTACTGGTTATTACATGAAAAAACTATTGAGACAAGATGTAAGCAGAAATCCACTTTCTATTAATAACCAAAAGCATTACAAACCACACATAAGATATACTGAAATGTATTTGGCTTACGCTGAAGCAGCAAATGAAGCTTATGGACCATTAGGTATGTCGCCAAATGCAACTTACTCTGCTTATGATGTTATAAAAGCAATCAGACAAAGAGCAGGCGTTGGTTTATCTAATAATGACGCTTACTTAGAGTCTATTAAAGGAGATAAAGAGTTAATGAGAGCTTTAATAAGAAATGAAAGGCGTCTAGAATTATGTTTTGAAGGTTTCCGTTTTTGGGATTTAAGACGTTGGAATGCTCCTTTAACAGAAACAGCTAAAGGCGTAAGTATTACTAATAATATTCATACAATTATAGATGTTGAAATTAGAAATTATCAAGATTTTATGAGATTTGGACCAATTCCTTTTGATGAAACTTTAAAGTTTAGTACTTTAAAACAAAACGCAGGATGGCAATAA
- a CDS encoding RagB/SusD family nutrient uptake outer membrane protein has protein sequence MKIFKKTATILALGVIMLVVVSCKEYLDREPESIVSEEIAFKDFTNFQGYTEELYNCIPDFTNRYWTNSWNWGEDEIQTTANTFHFVVKVDNGDFWGWQREFDGWGAGFMDNNGANTNDDRFTKGLYPLAWYGIRKVNVGLANIDLLKNATDEERNLIKGQLLFFRGWFHFMLIQYFGGLPYIDTVIPADQVFNAPRLKYQEAADKVAKDLREAADLLPINWDNTTVGRRTLGKNELRINKIMALGYLGKNYLWAASPLMNFESKGVKAYDVEYSKKAAAAFAELLNLTESGQAPHKLIPFERYYTNFYTFGQQWLIPGGTEAIFRGPYWGAHSSTYGTAKQYTPSIIEGDNIVFSPTANYVAYYGMANGLPIPNTSQADPVSGYDPQYPWRNRDPRFYNDIVFDGQKIVQGTMPANLESNRYTNLFTGGSFRDERSGSRTGYLLYKFTPRTSNRFDQGYAYGQNLNIKLPYMRLADIYLMYAEAITAGYNSANAKDPSFSKSAVDAINVIRDRAGVGHVAAQFIGDPVEFMKEVRRERAVELSFEGHRFNDLRRWLLLIEQPYTLKTAAEFDRAAPLNTALDPKLNRVVNYRERVILQRQFTQKHYWLPLKRADVNIYPQFSQNPGW, from the coding sequence ATGAAAATATTTAAAAAAACCGCAACAATTTTAGCACTAGGTGTTATAATGCTTGTAGTCGTTTCTTGTAAAGAATATTTAGACAGAGAACCTGAATCAATAGTTTCAGAAGAAATCGCATTCAAAGATTTTACAAATTTCCAAGGGTATACAGAGGAATTATACAATTGTATTCCTGATTTCACCAACCGTTACTGGACCAATAGCTGGAACTGGGGCGAAGATGAAATTCAAACAACAGCTAACACTTTTCACTTTGTAGTGAAAGTTGACAATGGTGATTTTTGGGGCTGGCAAAGAGAGTTTGACGGATGGGGTGCAGGATTTATGGATAATAACGGCGCTAATACAAATGATGATAGATTTACCAAAGGATTATATCCTTTAGCATGGTATGGTATCAGAAAAGTAAATGTTGGTTTAGCTAATATAGATTTATTAAAGAATGCTACAGATGAAGAGCGTAATCTAATCAAAGGTCAATTACTATTCTTTAGAGGATGGTTTCATTTTATGTTAATCCAATATTTTGGTGGTCTACCTTACATTGATACCGTTATACCAGCTGATCAAGTATTTAACGCACCAAGATTAAAATATCAAGAAGCTGCAGATAAAGTTGCCAAAGATTTAAGAGAAGCAGCTGATTTATTACCAATAAATTGGGATAACACAACTGTAGGTAGAAGAACATTAGGGAAAAATGAATTAAGAATAAATAAAATAATGGCCTTAGGCTATTTAGGTAAAAATTATTTATGGGCAGCAAGTCCTTTGATGAATTTTGAATCTAAAGGTGTTAAAGCTTATGATGTAGAGTATAGCAAAAAAGCTGCAGCAGCATTTGCTGAATTGTTAAACTTAACTGAAAGCGGTCAAGCTCCTCACAAATTAATTCCTTTTGAGAGATATTACACTAATTTTTACACATTTGGTCAACAATGGTTAATTCCTGGTGGAACTGAAGCAATCTTTAGAGGTCCATATTGGGGAGCACATAGCTCAACTTATGGTACTGCAAAGCAATATACACCATCAATTATAGAAGGTGATAATATTGTTTTCTCTCCAACTGCTAATTATGTTGCTTATTACGGAATGGCTAATGGTTTGCCAATTCCAAATACATCACAAGCTGATCCTGTATCAGGTTACGATCCACAATATCCATGGAGAAACCGTGATCCGCGTTTCTATAACGATATTGTTTTTGACGGACAAAAAATTGTTCAAGGTACAATGCCTGCAAATTTAGAGTCTAACAGGTATACAAACTTATTTACAGGCGGTAGTTTTCGAGATGAAAGATCTGGAAGTAGAACAGGGTATTTATTATACAAATTCACTCCAAGAACTTCTAACAGATTTGATCAAGGTTATGCATATGGTCAAAATTTAAATATCAAGTTACCTTATATGCGTTTAGCTGATATTTATTTAATGTATGCTGAAGCAATCACTGCAGGATATAATTCTGCTAATGCTAAAGATCCTTCGTTTAGTAAATCAGCTGTTGATGCGATTAACGTAATAAGAGATAGAGCAGGAGTTGGACATGTTGCGGCACAGTTTATAGGTGATCCAGTTGAGTTTATGAAAGAAGTAAGACGTGAAAGAGCTGTCGAATTATCTTTTGAAGGCCACAGATTTAATGATTTAAGAAGATGGTTATTGTTAATTGAGCAGCCTTATACTTTAAAAACTGCTGCAGAATTTGATAGAGCCGCTCCCCTAAACACAGCTTTAGATCCGAAATTGAATAGAGTAGTAAACTACAGAGAGCGTGTTATTTTACAACGTCAGTTTACTCAAAAGCACTATTGGCTACCATTAAAAAGAGCCGATGTAAATATTTATCCACAGTTTTCACAAAATCCGGGTTGGTAA